The Gemmatimonadales bacterium genome includes the window GGCTCCGCAGGTACTCGCGCAGCGGCATTGCGGCCGGAGGCCGCACCGGCTCCGCAAGCCGCGCCGCCAGCACCGCGCCGGCGAACCCCGGCAGCCCGACCGCCATCAGCGCGGCGCGCCAGCCATAGATCACCTCGAGATGGCCGCCGAGCCAATACGCCAGGCCGCCGCCAAGTGCAAGGCCCGCGGCCAGCACGCCCATGGCGAGCGCGCGGCCCTTGCCGGGGAAGTAGTCGGCCGCGAGTGAGGTAGCGGCTGTAAGAAAAGCGGCCCCGCCGATGCCCACCGCAGCGCGGCAAACGAAGAGCTGGCCGAATCCCTCCACCAACCCGCTCAGCACCGTCGCGGTGCTCCAGAGCGCCACGCCGCCTACCACCACCGCGCGGCGCGACCGGAGGTCGCTTACCACGCCGAACGGCAACACCGCTATCGAGAACACCAGCACGTACGCCGACGCGAGCCAGCCGAGTTGTGTATCGGTGAGCGCCAAGTCGCGCTTGATCGGCTCGAAGAGCGCGAAGAGGATGTTGCGGCTTACGTAATTGAGGATGTTGAGGACGGAGAGGAGCCCGAGCGCGTACCACCGGTACCAGGTCACGGGTGTTCCCCCGCTGCTGCCTCCGCATCCGCCATCGACTCGTCGGCGCGCCGGTCACGAAACGCGAGCGCCGCCCGATATTCCTCGATCAACCGCGCGAGCATCGCGTCCCGCCGGCCGTAGAGCCGTTTGAGCTGTCTCGGCTCGTGCCGGTTGAGCGCGTACGCGGTGAGAAGCGGGAGCGCGACCGAGTTGTCGACATAGACCACCACCGTGCCCGGAAGTTGATCGGGATCGATCTTCCCCCAGCTCACCGCCTCGGCCGGCGTGGCGCCGGAAAGTCCGCCCGTATCGGGGCGCGCATCGGTCATCTGCAGGAAGTAGTCGTGGCCCCGCTCGTCAATGCCGAGCACTTCCTGGATTTGCGGCTCAGTCTGGAGCATGAAGTTCTTGGGGCTGCCGCCACCTACGATGAGGCAGCCGCTCTTGCCGCCGCTCCGCTTGGCCTCGAGCACGATGGCCGCCGTCTCGTTCACGTCGGCGCTCACGTCGAACCGGAGCTTGCTGCCCGCCAGCGCCTGCTCGGCCACGTTCATGCCGATGGAGCTGTCGCCGGGGGAGCTGGTGTAGATCGGAACGCCCAGATCATGCGCGGCGGCGAGCACCGAGCGGCGCGCCGCGGCCACCGCGCGCTCGCGCTCCAGCAGGTAGCCGCCGAGCATCCAGTGATATTCGGCCGTGCCCATCGGACGCTGGAACTCCTCGCGCGCTGATACCTCGCGCACGAACTTGTCGGTCGAGAGCAGCACCGAGTAGTCGAAGAAGATGTCGTAGATCCGCACCACGCCGTGGTCGCGCAGCTCCACGTCGTCCGCGTGGGGCGTGCCGCGGTGCATCGCGAGGCCCAGCGCGAAGTGGGCGTCGTGATACAGATTGGCGCCAGTCGAGATGATCCAATCGACGAACCCCGCCTCCATGAGCGGCACCAGGCAGCTCATGCCGAGGCCGGCCGGCGTCATCGCGCCGGTGAGGCTCATGCCGACGGTGGCGTCCGGTGCCAGCATGCGCTCGACGAAGAGCTGGCAGCCCTCGCGCAGCCGCCCCGCGTTGTACGCGAGGAACGCGTTGTCGATGAGGTCGGCCGCCGTCTCGGTGCCCGTCACCGCGCGGGGCTCGATCCGCTGGCCGCGGAGGTACTGCGCGGATGGGCGGGTCACGATCGCATCCTCAATCCTTGGCGGCGCGCGCCCGGGTCACGATTCGCAGCACTTCGGCGGGATCGTCGGTGACGTGGAAGAGTTCGAGGTCGCCGATATTGATCTTCCGCTCCGCCGCCACGGTGTGGTTCAGCCAGTTGACCAACGCGCTCCAGTACGTACGGCCGAAGAGCACGACCGGAAAGTGCTTGACTCTCCCGGTCTGGATGAGCGTCAATGCCTCGAACAGCTCGTCGAGCGTCCCGTAGCCCCCGGGAAAGACCACGAACGCGGTCGAGTACTTCACGAACATCATCTTCCGGACGAAGAAGAAACGAAAGTTGATCGCACGCGTGACGTAGGCATTGGTCCCCTGCTCGAACGGCAGCTCGATGTTGCAGCCGATCGACAGCCCCCCACCCTCGATCGCGCCCCGGTTGGCCGCCTCCATGATCCCGGGGCCGCCGCCAGTGATGATGGGGATGCCCTCCTGAGCCAGGAGCCGCGCGGTCTCGACCGCGGCGCCGTAATGCGGGTCGGCCGGCAGCGTGCGCGCCGAGCCGAAGATGGTCACACCGTCCTGCACGTCGCCAAGGCTGTCGAACCCCTCGACGAACTCGCCCATGATGCGGAGCACCCGCCACGGATCGGTCTTCCGGAGCGCGTCCGGCCGCTCGGCGGGCTGGCGGCTGTCGAGCAGCTCCTCGTCCTCGGTCGGACGCCGGTTATCGCCGCTCGCGCGGAACGGCGTGTTGGTCATCTTGTTCGCGGTCATGACGTGAGCAGCTCCAGCAGCGCGAGATGGTCGTCGCGCACGTTGTAGAAGTACGGCGAGACCCGGACGTGGCGGGGCCGCGCGTCGGCCACGATGCCAGCCTCGGCCAGGCGCCGCACGTCGGCGGCGGGATCGACGCGCGGCAGCATCACGATGGCGGAGCGCGCCGCGGCGCTCGCCGCCACCTTCGGCGCGAGGCCCGCCGCGCGCGCCTGCTCAACCAGATCGTCGGTCAGCTCGCCGGTGATCCGGCGCACCTCATCCGGTCCCGCGTCCTCGAGCACTTCGAGCCCGCCGAGCTGCGCGTACACCGACGCGACCGCCGGCGTGCCCGCCTCGAAGCGGCGGGCGTCGTCGTGCGGGTGCAACGCGCGCGAATCGAAGCGGAACTGGTCCCGGTCGCCGAACCAGCCGGCAGCCCGAGGCGCGAACTCCTGCACGAGATCGGGCCGTACGTACAAAAACGCGATCCCCGACCCGCCGAGCAGCCATTTGAGTCCGCCGGCGCAGTAGAAGTCGACGCCTGCCGCCGCCACGTCGACCGGCACCTGCCCGACGGCCTGGTAGCCATCCACCAGCAGCAGCGCGCCGCGACGGTGCGCGATGCGGGCGAGCGCGGCGACATCCTGGACTGCGCCCGAGGTGAAGAAGACGTGGCTCGTGGCGACGAGCGCGGTGCGCCCATCGACCGCGCGCTCGATCGCGTCGAGCGGCACCTCGTTGCCGTCCGGGCTCTCCACCACCACCACGTCCACACCCTCGCTCCGCTTGGCGAGCCACTGATAGCTGATCGTGGGGAAGTCGAGGCTCGTCACCACGACTCGCGGGCGAAGTCGGTAGTCGAGCGATTCGGCGACGGCGGTGAGCGTGGACGAAATGTTCGGGTGCAGCGCCACGTCCGCCGCACGGGCGCCGACCATGCGGGCGTAGCCCCCCCGGAGATCGGCGAGCGCCGACCACCAGATCTCGTACCATGCCGCGGCGCCGTGCCGCTCCCAGAGGTCGAGGTAGTCGGTTACCCGCTCGCGCGACCGGCGCGAGAGCGCGCCGAGCGAGCAACTGTTGAGATAGACCGAGTGGCGGAAGATCGGGAAGTCGTCCCGGTACTGCCGCCGCCGGGGCGCATGCAGCGGAGCGGCAACCATAGGGTGCGGAATATACCCCACGCGACGGGATTATCTTAAGGCCATGAGAGCGTCCTGGACCGCGCTCACGCTGCGCCTGGCCGGGCATGCGGCCATCCGGCCGAGGCTGGCGGCGGATCTGCTCAAGACGGCGTGGGCTTTCCGGCGGCGAGACTGGTGGGAGCGCGCGCCATGGCTTCCGCTGCCGGACCGGACGTACCTGCGGTGGCGCATGCACACCGCTTACGGAGATGACAATGCGGTGCCGCCGGCGGACGACGTCATCCGCTTTGCCCGCTGGCGCCGGGAGACGATGGGTCTGTGAGGCTCATAGGGGCGAGTGATGGAGCGCGGAGCCGTATATCGAGCGGCACGCTTGCGCGGGGTTCGATCGACAGCCGGCCGCACGTCGTCATTCTGGGCGGCGGGTTCGCCGGACTGTACGCCGCGAAGGGGCTCAAGGGCGCGCCGGTGCGTGTCACCGTGGTGGACCGGCGCAATCACCATCTGTTCCAGCCCATGCTCTACCAGGTGGCCACTGCGGCGCTCAACCCGAGCGACATCGCGAATCCGATCCGTTCGGTGCTCCGGCGGCAGCGCAACGCCGAGGTGATGCTGGGTGACGTGGTCTCGATCGACGCCGCGGCGCGTGAAGTGTTGCTCGGGAACGGCACCAGCCTCGACTACGACTACCTCATCGTCGCCACCGGCGCTCGGCACTCGTACTTCGGGCACGACGAATGGGAGCCGCTCGCTCCCGGCCTCAAGAGCATCGAGGACGCGCTCGAGATCCGGAAGCGAGTGCTGCTCGCCTTCGAGCAGGCGGAGCGCGAAGCCGTGCCGGCGCTCCGGCAGGCGTATCTCACCTTCGTGATCGTGGGCGGCGGCCCCACCGGCGTGGAGATGGCGGGCGCAGTGGCGGAGGTGCGCAATTTCGCCCTGCGGCGCGACTTCCGGCATATCAATCCCCCCGACGCGCACGTCGTGCTGGTCGAGGCCGGACCGCGGCTCCTCGCGAGCTACCCCCCGAGGCTGAGCGAGCGCGCGCTGGCCGAGCTTCGCCGGCTGCGGGTCGACGTGCGGCTCGGCACCATGGTGCGCGACGTCGAGCCCTGGTCCGTGCGCGCCGGCGACGAGGTCATCCCCACCCGCACGGTCATCTGGGCCGCCGGTAACATGGCGAGTCCGCTGCTCAAGACGCTCGGCACGCCGCTCGACCGCCAGGGCCGCGCCATCGTCGAAGCCGATTGCAGCATTCCGGGCCATCCCGAGGTCTTCGTCCTCGGCGACGCCGCCCACTTCCAGCACGATACGCCGGAACCGCTGCCGGGCATCTCGCCCGTCGCAATCCAGATGGGCCAGTACGTGGCGAAGCTGATCCGGCGCGAGACACGCGGCACGGCTGGTCGCCCGCCGTTCCACTACTTCAACAAGGGCCAGCTCGCCGTGATCGGGCGCGGGCACGCGGTAGCGGATATCTGGAAGCTCGGATTCGGCGGCTTCGTCGCGTGGCTCCTCTGGATTTTCGTCCACATCTTCTTCCTGATCGGGTTCCGCAATCGGGTGCTCGTCATGCTGGAGTGGGCATGGTCGTACCTCACCTACCGGCGCGGCGCTCGGCTCATCACGGGCGAGCTCGGGGGCGGCACGCCGACCGAGCCGCTCCGCGAGCTCTCGATGACGCCCCGCGAGCTCACGCGCAGCGCTCCGTGAGGCTGGCGCCGGAGCGCGTGAAGGCCCGCGCGCTCGAGCTCGGCTTCATCGCGTGCGGCGTGACCGACCTCGCACCCAGCGCACGCGGCGACGCGCTCGACCGCTGGCTCGCCAACGGCTACGCCGGCACGATGCGCTACATGCATCGGCAGGCCGCCCGGCGAAAGGCGCCGCAGCGCATCGCGCCCGCGGCGAGGTCCGTGGTCGTGGTGCTGGATAACTACTACTCGGCCGATCGCCCGTCCGATGCGCGGGCGCCGCGCATCGCGCGGTACGCGCGCGGCACCGATTACCACCGGGCTACGGTGCGCCGGCTCGAGCTGCTGGCGGAATACCTCCGCGAGCACGGCGCCGGGTTCACCCGCTGCTTTGCCGATGCCGGCCCCGTGCCCGAGCGCGAGCTGGCGCAGCGTGCCGGGCTCGGCTGGATTGGCAAGAACACGATGCTCATCCGGTCGGACGCCGGCTCGTTCTTCTTCATCGGCTCGGTATGCACCGACCTCCCGCTCGAGCCGGATCTTCCCTATGAGATGGACCGCTGCGGCAGCTGTACGCGCTGCCTCGATGCGTGCCCGACGAACGCGCTTGCCGAGCCGCGCGTGCTCGATGCGACGCGGTGTATCTCCTATCTCACGATCGAGCAGAAGGGCCCCATTCCGGCCGGCCTGACCGGGCGGCTCTCGGGGTGGGCGTTCGGCTGCGACATCTGCAACGACGTATGTCCCTGGAACGAGCGGTTCGCGACGGAGACCGGCGTGGCCGAATTCCGTCCGCGTATCGCCGCGAGCGAGCTCGATCCGGACATATTCGAGCGGATGGACGAGTCAGAGTTCGCCGAGCGCTTCGGCGACACGCCGCTCGAGCGGGCCGGACTCGCTGGGATGCGGCGCAACGTCCGCGCGGCGCTCGAGAGCGTGGCGTCCACGCCGGTGATCCGCGCGGCCGAACCGACCGACGCGCAACGTCTCGCCGAGTTCGGCGCGCGCACGTTTGTCGAGACGTACGCGGCCGACATGCCCGGGGTGAATGTCGACGGCTACGTCGCCCAGAACTACGGCGAGCGCCAGCAGGCAGCCGAGCTGGCCGATCCGCGGAACAGCTGTCTCCTCGTCGAATTGGGCGGCGCGCTCGCGGGCTTCGCCCTGCTGCGCGACGGGTGCGCGCCGCCGGTCGCATTGCCCTCACGCACATCGCCTGCGCTGCCCTCGCCCGCATGGCCGTCGCCCGGGCCGGCTCTTGCGCCCGGCGCCCCGGTTCAGCTCGCACGCTTCTACGTGGACCGCCCGTGGCACGGGCGCGGCATCGCGCAGGCGCTCATGCGGGCGACCGTCGAGCACGCGGCCGCGCGCGGCGGCGCCCTGCTCTGGCTCACCGTCTGGCAACAGAACGCGCGCGCGATTGCGTTCTACGGCAAATCGAGCTTCTCCATCGCCGGCAGCGTCAAGTTCCGCATCGGCGACGAGGAGCAGGACGACCATTTGATGGTGCGCCACCTCCCCGCCGGCCCGGCGCCGGCCGCATCGTCCTCCGCATAGTGCCCGAGCCTGCCGAAGCGCCCCCCGCGCTCGGCGCCCCCGAGCTGCGTCGATACCAGCGCCTCGAGCGCGCAAGCTGGCTGCTCGACAACGCCGTCCGCATCCCCTTCACCCGCTTCCGCATCGGCCTCGATCCGCTGCTCGGCCTCGTGCCGGGCGTAGGCGACGCGATCGGCGCGGCGATCTCGGGCTGGATCGTGGTCGAGGCCGCGCGCTTCGGCGTTTCGCGCAGCATGCTCCTCAGGATGCTCGGCAACATCGCGATGGATACCATCGTGGGCTCGGTGCCCGGCATCGGTGATCTCTTCGACTTCGCATGGAAGTCCGACGCGATGAACCTGGCGCTCCTGCGCCGGCATCTGGGCCAGCCCGAGAAGGCGCGCGCGCCGAGCCGCCGGCTCGTGGCCGCGGTGCTCATTGCGGTGCTGCTGCTCGCCGTCGCGGCCGTGGTGGGCGCGGCCTTCCTGGTCAGGTATCTTGCGGGACTCTCTCACATTCTTTGAGCGACCATGCGATTCGAGACGCTCGCCGTGCACGCCGGGCAGCGCGCCGATCCGGCAACCGGGGCCGTGACGCTCCCGATCCACCTCTCGACCACGTTCGAGCGCGCCGCCGACGGTTCCTACCCCGGCGGCTACGTGTACGCGCGCGATGCCAATCCCAACCGGCACTCGCTCGAGGAGTGCCTTTGCCGGCTCGAGGCGGGCGCCGCGGCCGCCGCGTTCTCCTCCGGCATGGCGGCGACCATGGCCGTCTTCCAGGCCCTCGCTCCCGGCGACCACGTGCTGGTGCCGCAGGACGTCTATTACGGCACGCTCAAGCTGCTGGAGGATCTCTTCGCGCGGTGGGGGCTCGAGCACACCGAAGTCGACATGACCGACCCGGCTGCGCTGGCGCGCGCCGCGCGTCCCACGACGCGCCTCGTGTGGCTCGAGACGCCGTCGAATCCGCTCATGCGCATCACCGATGTCGCGGCCATCGCCGATGTGGCGCACCGGGCCGGCGCGCGCGTTGCGTGCGACAACACCTGGGCCACGCCGCTCCTCACCCGGCCGCTCGAGCTCGGCGCCGATCTCGTGATGCACGCGACGACCAAGTACCTGGGCGGTCACAGCGACGTGCTGGGCGGCGCGCTCGTCGCCCGGGAAAACGACGCGTTCTTTGAGCGGATCCGGCTGGTCCAGACCAAGGGTGGCGCGGTCGCATCGCCTTTTGACTGTTGGCTCGTGCTGCGCGGCATCCGTTCGCTGCCATGGCGCATGCGGGCGCACTCGGCCAACGCGCTCGCGGTGGCGCGCTGCCTCGCGGCGCATCCGGCGGTGGCGGCCGTGCACTACCCGGGGCTCGACGCTGATCCGGGCCACGCCGTTGCGAGGCGACAGATGACCGGCGGCTTCGGCGGAATGCTCTCGTTCGAGGTGCGCGGCGGCCGTGCCGAGGCGATGGCGCTCACCGGCCGCCTCCGCCTGTTCACCCGCGCGACCAGTCTCGGCGGCCCTGAAAGCCTGATCGAGCACCGCGCGTCCGTCGAGGGCCCGCGCACCCGCGCACCCGAAGGGCTCCTGCGCGTTTCGGTCGGGCTCGAGCATGCCGACGATCTGGTCGAGGATCTGGCCGCCGCACTGGGCCCACCCCGATGATCCGCGCCATGCACAGCGTGGCCGTGTTCGTGCACGACATTGACCGCGCCATCAAATTCTACGAGGAGGACCTGGGGCTCACCCTCGCTCGCCGCGGTGCGTTCGGCGCCGAGTTTCTCGACGAGGAGCCGCACCTGGGCGTGCACCCGGCCGTGCACGCGGACGCCAAGGCGCTCGTGGGGCGACATACCGGCGTCACCTTCCATGTACCGGAGCTGGTCGAGCTCTGTGAGCGGCTGCACGCGCGCGGCGTGCGCTTCATCGCCGAGCCGACTCAGCAGGAGTTCGGCATTATGGCCATGATCGCCGATCCCGACGGCAACA containing:
- the queG gene encoding tRNA epoxyqueuosine(34) reductase QueG — encoded protein: MRLAPERVKARALELGFIACGVTDLAPSARGDALDRWLANGYAGTMRYMHRQAARRKAPQRIAPAARSVVVVLDNYYSADRPSDARAPRIARYARGTDYHRATVRRLELLAEYLREHGAGFTRCFADAGPVPERELAQRAGLGWIGKNTMLIRSDAGSFFFIGSVCTDLPLEPDLPYEMDRCGSCTRCLDACPTNALAEPRVLDATRCISYLTIEQKGPIPAGLTGRLSGWAFGCDICNDVCPWNERFATETGVAEFRPRIAASELDPDIFERMDESEFAERFGDTPLERAGLAGMRRNVRAALESVASTPVIRAAEPTDAQRLAEFGARTFVETYAADMPGVNVDGYVAQNYGERQQAAELADPRNSCLLVELGGALAGFALLRDGCAPPVALPSRTSPALPSPAWPSPGPALAPGAPVQLARFYVDRPWHGRGIAQALMRATVEHAAARGGALLWLTVWQQNARAIAFYGKSSFSIAGSVKFRIGDEEQDDHLMVRHLPAGPAPAASSSA
- a CDS encoding PLP-dependent transferase, producing the protein MRFETLAVHAGQRADPATGAVTLPIHLSTTFERAADGSYPGGYVYARDANPNRHSLEECLCRLEAGAAAAAFSSGMAATMAVFQALAPGDHVLVPQDVYYGTLKLLEDLFARWGLEHTEVDMTDPAALARAARPTTRLVWLETPSNPLMRITDVAAIADVAHRAGARVACDNTWATPLLTRPLELGADLVMHATTKYLGGHSDVLGGALVARENDAFFERIRLVQTKGGAVASPFDCWLVLRGIRSLPWRMRAHSANALAVARCLAAHPAVAAVHYPGLDADPGHAVARRQMTGGFGGMLSFEVRGGRAEAMALTGRLRLFTRATSLGGPESLIEHRASVEGPRTRAPEGLLRVSVGLEHADDLVEDLAAALGPPR
- a CDS encoding TIGR00730 family Rossman fold protein; this encodes MTANKMTNTPFRASGDNRRPTEDEELLDSRQPAERPDALRKTDPWRVLRIMGEFVEGFDSLGDVQDGVTIFGSARTLPADPHYGAAVETARLLAQEGIPIITGGGPGIMEAANRGAIEGGGLSIGCNIELPFEQGTNAYVTRAINFRFFFVRKMMFVKYSTAFVVFPGGYGTLDELFEALTLIQTGRVKHFPVVLFGRTYWSALVNWLNHTVAAERKINIGDLELFHVTDDPAEVLRIVTRARAAKD
- a CDS encoding aminotransferase class V-fold PLP-dependent enzyme; its protein translation is MVAAPLHAPRRRQYRDDFPIFRHSVYLNSCSLGALSRRSRERVTDYLDLWERHGAAAWYEIWWSALADLRGGYARMVGARAADVALHPNISSTLTAVAESLDYRLRPRVVVTSLDFPTISYQWLAKRSEGVDVVVVESPDGNEVPLDAIERAVDGRTALVATSHVFFTSGAVQDVAALARIAHRRGALLLVDGYQAVGQVPVDVAAAGVDFYCAGGLKWLLGGSGIAFLYVRPDLVQEFAPRAAGWFGDRDQFRFDSRALHPHDDARRFEAGTPAVASVYAQLGGLEVLEDAGPDEVRRITGELTDDLVEQARAAGLAPKVAASAAARSAIVMLPRVDPAADVRRLAEAGIVADARPRHVRVSPYFYNVRDDHLALLELLTS
- a CDS encoding VOC family protein; translation: MIRAMHSVAVFVHDIDRAIKFYEEDLGLTLARRGAFGAEFLDEEPHLGVHPAVHADAKALVGRHTGVTFHVPELVELCERLHARGVRFIAEPTQQEFGIMAMIADPDGNIFALWDARTPA
- a CDS encoding DUF4112 domain-containing protein, producing the protein MPEPAEAPPALGAPELRRYQRLERASWLLDNAVRIPFTRFRIGLDPLLGLVPGVGDAIGAAISGWIVVEAARFGVSRSMLLRMLGNIAMDTIVGSVPGIGDLFDFAWKSDAMNLALLRRHLGQPEKARAPSRRLVAAVLIAVLLLAVAAVVGAAFLVRYLAGLSHIL
- the speY gene encoding deoxyhypusine synthase, with product MTRPSAQYLRGQRIEPRAVTGTETAADLIDNAFLAYNAGRLREGCQLFVERMLAPDATVGMSLTGAMTPAGLGMSCLVPLMEAGFVDWIISTGANLYHDAHFALGLAMHRGTPHADDVELRDHGVVRIYDIFFDYSVLLSTDKFVREVSAREEFQRPMGTAEYHWMLGGYLLERERAVAAARRSVLAAAHDLGVPIYTSSPGDSSIGMNVAEQALAGSKLRFDVSADVNETAAIVLEAKRSGGKSGCLIVGGGSPKNFMLQTEPQIQEVLGIDERGHDYFLQMTDARPDTGGLSGATPAEAVSWGKIDPDQLPGTVVVYVDNSVALPLLTAYALNRHEPRQLKRLYGRRDAMLARLIEEYRAALAFRDRRADESMADAEAAAGEHP
- a CDS encoding NAD(P)/FAD-dependent oxidoreductase, which codes for MRLIGASDGARSRISSGTLARGSIDSRPHVVILGGGFAGLYAAKGLKGAPVRVTVVDRRNHHLFQPMLYQVATAALNPSDIANPIRSVLRRQRNAEVMLGDVVSIDAAAREVLLGNGTSLDYDYLIVATGARHSYFGHDEWEPLAPGLKSIEDALEIRKRVLLAFEQAEREAVPALRQAYLTFVIVGGGPTGVEMAGAVAEVRNFALRRDFRHINPPDAHVVLVEAGPRLLASYPPRLSERALAELRRLRVDVRLGTMVRDVEPWSVRAGDEVIPTRTVIWAAGNMASPLLKTLGTPLDRQGRAIVEADCSIPGHPEVFVLGDAAHFQHDTPEPLPGISPVAIQMGQYVAKLIRRETRGTAGRPPFHYFNKGQLAVIGRGHAVADIWKLGFGGFVAWLLWIFVHIFFLIGFRNRVLVMLEWAWSYLTYRRGARLITGELGGGTPTEPLRELSMTPRELTRSAP